A window of Phenylobacterium sp. NIBR 498073 genomic DNA:
AGAAGCGCATCGCCTTCTCGGACGGCCGGACGATCGACGTCACCATTCCCAAGGGCGCCGAGGAAGGCCAGACCCTGCGCCTGAAGGGGCAGGGATCGCCTGGACGCGGCGGGCCCGGCGATGCTTTCATCGAACTGGTCATGCGGCCGCACCCGATTTTCCGCCGCGAGGGCGAGGCGCTGGTAATGGATCTGCCGGTGTCGATCCCCGACGCGGTGCTCGGCGGCAAGGTCGAGGCGCGTACGCCTGACGGCGCGGTGACGCTGACCGTCCCCAAGGGAGCCAACAGCGGCCAGTCGTTGCGGCTGAAGGGCAAGGGGTTGTCGGACAGCCGCGGCAAGCGCGGCGATCTGCTGGCGCGGATCGTGCTGATGCTGCCGGACAAGCCCGACCAGGAGTTGGAAGGCTTCGCCGAACGTTGGCGCAAGGAGCGTCCCTACACGCCGAGGAAGAAGTAGCCGCCCGTGACAGCGTCGGGGCGGGCCTTCATAACTTCCGTATTCAGGCTCGGTTCAGTGATCTGGATCTAATGCTGCGGTTCATGAAACGCCTCCTTGTCATCGCCGCGATGCTGGCGGCCGCGCCTGCGGTCGCCCAGCCGTACCCTGACTATGGCCGTCCGTCTTACGGGGGCCGGCACGATCAGGATGCGGCCCGCGATGCTGTGCGTGGGGGGCGCCAGGTGCCGTTGTCGCAGGTGATCGCCAATATCGCCGCGCGCACGCCGGGCCGTCAGCTCAACACCACCCAGGGCGATGCGGGCGGGCGTCCGGCCTACTTCGTGCAGTGGCAGACCAACGACGGCCGCGTGATCATCTTCGTGGTCGACGCCCAAAGCGGCCAGATCATCTCTCGCCAGGGCGGCTGAGGAGTTCCATGCGTATTCTACTGGTCGAGGACGATCCAGACCTGTCGCGCCAGCTCAAGGCGGCGCTCGGCGACGCCGGCTATGCGGTGGACCACGCCGCGGACGGCGAAGAGGCCCAGTTCCTGGGCGAGACCGAACCCTATGACGCGGTGATCCTGGACCTGGGTTTGCCCAAGGTCGACGGGGTGTCGGTGCTGGAGCGCTGGCGGCGCGAGAGCATGGCGGTGCCGGTGCTGATCCTGACCGCGCGCGGCGCCTGGAGCGAAAAGGTCGCCGGCTTCGACGCCGGGGCCGACGATTACCTGACCAAGCCGTTCCACACCGAGGAGCTGCTGGCCCGCCTGCGCGCGCTGCTGCGCCGGTCGGCCGGCCATGCGGCGCCGAGCCTGTCGCTGGGCGGCCTGCGCCTCGATCCACGTGCGGCCCGGGCCAGCGTCAATGGCGAGCCGCTGCGGCTGACCTCGCTGGAATACCGCCTGCTGCATTATCTGATGATGCACCAGGGGCGGGTCATCAGCCGGACCGAACTGGTCGAGCACCTCTACGACCAGGACTTCGACCGCGATTCCAACACCATCGAGGTGTTCATCGGCCGGCTGCGCAAGAAGATCGGCGCCGAACGGATCGAGACCGTCCGCGGCCTCGGCTACCGGCTGACCGCTCCGGCCGAGGAACTGGGGGGCGGGGCGGCCGGCTCGTGACCATGCCGACCCTCGGCCAGCCCTCGCTCGTCCGGCGGCTGGTGATCCTGGCCGCGGGCTGGAGCCTGGCCGTCCTGGTGGTCTGCGCGCTGGTCCTGGCCCTGCTGTTCCAGCAGGCGGCGTTGCGCCGCTTCGACCAGGGACTTTCCGAACTGATCGACAACCTGACCGCCGGCACGACCATCGCCGAGAAGGGCGAGGTGGTCGCGCCGGCCCTGACCGACCTGCGCGCGCTGCGCGCCTTTTCCGGCAAGTACTGGCAGATCGCCGAGCCCGGAGAGGGCGGCAAGCTGCGGGTGCTGGTGCGCTCGCGCTCGCTCTGGGACAGCGAACTGAAGTCTCCGCCCGACATCGTCGGCCGCCTCGACGCCGAGCCCGGCAAGCCGATCTCGTACGACACCTTCGGCCCGCTAAATGAGCCGCTGCGGGCGATGGCGACCCAGGCCAAGTTGCCGGGACGCGCTGCGCCGGTGGTGTTCATGGCCGCCGAGGACCGCAGCCCCGTCGACCGCGACGTGAGAGGCTTCGTCACCGCCACCGCGATCGCCTTCGTTTTCCTGGCGGTCGGCATGATCGCCGCGGTGGTCATTCAGGTCCGGGTCGGCCTCAACCCGCTGTTCGCCCTGCGCCGCGAGGTGGCCTCCGTGCGCCGTGGCAAGGCCGAACGCGTGCAGCGTGCCTATCCCAGCGAACTGTCGCCGCTGGCCGACGAGCTCAACGCCCTGATGGCCCACAACCAGGAGGTCGTCGAGCGCCAGCGGACCCATGTCGGCAACCTCGCCCACGCGCTGAAGACGCCGCTGTCGGTGATGCTGACCGAGGCGCGCCAGACCGGCGGGCCGCTAGCCGACGTGGTCGAAAGCCAGGCCGAGGCCATGCGCATGCAGGTTGATCATCACCTGCGCCGGGCCCGGGCGGCCGCGCGGACCCAAGGTTCGGGCGAGCGCACCTTGGTGGCCGACGTGCTCGACGAGTTGTCGCGCACCCTGGAACGCATCTTCATGGACAAGGGTGTCGAGATCGACTGGGACGCCGACGACGACCTCTATTTCCACGGCGAACGCCAGGACCTGCTGGAGCTGGCCGGCAACGCGATGGAGAACGCCGGCAAGTGGTGCAAGGGGCGGGTCCGCGTTCGCGCCGCCGCTGCGCCGGGCGAGCGCCTGCGCCTGAGCGTCGAGGACGACGGCGAGGGGCTGACCCCGCAACAGCGTGAGGCGGTCGTGCGGCGCGGCGAGCGGCTGGACGAAAGCGCGCCGGGCTCGGGGCTTGGCCTGTCGATCGTCGATGAACTGGCCCGAGCCTACGGCGGTTCGCTGAAGCTGGGCGAGGCGCGGCTGGGCGGGCTTCTGGTCGAGCTCGATCTGCCGCGCGCTGAGGCCTGATTTTGCAGGACATTTCGTAAATCCTTAACTCGGCGGCGCGATGTTCACGACATGCGGGAGACGTGCGCCCGCAGTGGAGCGTCTTTGCAAAATGGCCGGCCTGCCCGACGCCAAGATCGACATTGTGCGCACCCTCGTGGCCGGCGCGCCCGACAAGGTGGTCAGCGGCCTGCGCAACGCGTTGGCGGCGGCGGACGGCGACACGGCCCTGGCCGGGGTGCGCCGGGTGGTCGAGGCCGAGGTGGCCGAGCGGACCCTGCGCAACAAGGCGCTGCAGCCCATCGCGCCGCTGTTCGTCGATCGGCGCGGCGATCCCGACCGCCTGGCGTTTCCGCCGCGCGCCCTGCCGATGCTTTGGCGCGCCCTGCGCGACGTCGCCGGCGAGGATGTCGCGAGCGCGGCCCTGGTCATGGCCGACTTCGAACCCGGCGTGACCTCGAACGAGGCCTTCGACCGGCTGACCGCGCGGCTGGTGGAGGAGATCGAGGCGCGCACCCAGCGCGACATCATCGCGGCCCTGGACATTGTGGAGGCGGACCAGGCGGGCGGCGCGGCGACGCTGCGGAGCTGCCTGGCGATGTCGCCGGTGGTGCGCAGGGCGACTGAGAAGCTGCCCGAGTGGATCAACCGCACCACGCAGGAACGGGCCGCGGCCGCCCGGCTGGCCTATCGCGATGCCTGCCGCGCCGGCGACGACGCCGGGCCGCGGTTCTTTGAGATGCTAGGCGCCCAGCTCGCCGAGCCGTGGACCATCTTGCGGATCGTCTCGGCGGTCATGGACCATCCGACCGAAAGCTACCTGTCCGGATCGGAGCTGGCTGCGTTCGCCACCCGGCTGATGGACTCGGTCGACGCCAACTTGAAGCTCGTGGCCGCCTTTGACCTGAACGGGGGCGCGCCGACCGGCGAGGTCGCGGCCGCCACGGTCGAGATCCTCACCCTGCAGGTCACCGAGCTGGAAAACGCCATCGACCTGGCGCGGGAAGGCGGCTGGGGCGCACGAATCCAGAAACAGAAGCAATCCCTGGCTGGGGTGGTCGAGAAGCGCCTGCGCGAGTTGCCGCGATTGCAGGCGGCGGCCTTGCCGAGCCAGAGGGTACGGGTGGCGCGGGCCCTGGTCGCAGAACCGGAGCTGACCTCGCCCCCGGATCAAGGCCACGTGGAGCGTTGCCGCAGCCTGCTCAGCTTCGCCGAGGGAATCCGCGCCAGCGCCAACTACGGCGGCTTCGCTTCCACGCGGGCCAAGGTGATGGAGGCGGCCGGCGAGGCGCTCGATCAATATGTCGAGGACGTGCTGGCCCGCGTCCGGGACGGGGAGGCGGCGGACCGCGAGGTCGCGGCCCTGCGACTGCAGGTCGCCGCCGAGTTCGCCGGCCTGATCCACGAACCGCGCGCCCGCGAGATTGTTCGGCGTCGCGCCGCCAGCGCATTCGGCGCGGTCACGGCGCCGCGACCGGCCTGGGAGGATCCGGCCCGGCCGCTGTAAACTCGGCCTGCGCCCATCGGACCTGTGGAACTGGGGCCGTCTTTCGGCTAAAGCCGCGCCATGATCGCGTTCTGGGTGGTTGCGGGCGTGCTTTCTGCGCTCTGCGCTGGTCTCGTTCTCTGGAAGTCGGCCCGCGCGGCGGCGCTCGCCGGCGCCGATGATCCGACCGCGGCGGTTTACCGCCGCCAGCTGCGCGAAATCGACGATTTGGCCGAGCGCGGCCTCATTCCCGCTTCCGAACGGGCTATCGCTCATGCGGAGGCCGCCCGCCGCCTGCTTGGCGCTTCCGACGCCAAGGCATCGCCCTGGACGGTCGATCTTTCGCAACGCAAGGCGGTGCTGGCGTTTGCGGCCCTGACGCCGCTGCTGGCGCTGGGTCTTTACTTCGCGGTCGGCTCGCCGGGCATGGCCGACCAGCCGTTCAAGGCGCGGGTTGCGGCCTGGCGCGGCGCCGACCCGTCCGCGCTGACGCCGCCTGAAATGGCGGTGGTGCTGAAGTCGCTGATCGCCGAGCGCGGGGGCGACCCCGAGGCCTATGGGTTCCTGGCCCAGGCCGAAATGGCGTCCGACAATCCCGACGCCGCCGCGCGCGCGCTGCGCCGCGCAATCGAGCTGGCCCCGGGCCGCGCCGATCTCTGGGAAGGGCTGGGCGAAGTGCTGGTCGTCCAGGCTCAAGGCGAGGTCACGCCCCAGGCGCAGCGCGCCTTCCAGGAGGCGGTGAAGCGCGATCCGAAGTCGGTCAGCGCCCGTTTCCATCTGGCCCGGGCTCAAGTCGCCGCCGGCCAGCGGGCCGAGGGCCTGGCCGCCTGGCGCGCGCTCGCGGCGGAGCTGCCGGCGACCGATCCGCGCCGCGCGGCCGTGCAGCAGGTCATCGCCGAGGCTGCGGGTGCGCCGGCGCCGAAGTTCGACAACGCCCAGATGGCGGCCGTGGAGGGCATGGTCGCCAGCCTTGCGGCCAAGCTCGAGGACGAGCCTGACGATCCTGAGGGCTGGGTGCGCTTGGTCCGCTCCTACGCGGTGCTCGGCGACACGGCCAAGCGCGATGCGACTTTGACGGAAGCCAAGGCGCGTTACGCCGGCAAGGCCGATGTTCTCAAGGCCCTGGACCTGGCGGCGAAGACGGAACCGATGCGATGAGCGGCTGGCTGCCCAAATCCCCGAAGGCGCGTAGGCGCCTCTATCTGGTGGCCGCCATCGCGCCGGTGCTGGCGCTTGCGGTCGGGCTGACCCTGTGGGGTCTCTCGGATTCGATCTCGTTCTTCTACACCCCGGCGCAGGCGGCCGAGGCCAAGCCGCCGGTCGGCCGCTCGATCCAGCTCGGCGGGCTGGTGCAGCCGGGCAGCGTCGTCAAGCATCCGGACGGACGCGTCGAGTTCGTGGTCTCTGACCAACTGGCCTCGACCAAGGTCAGCTATTCCGGCGACCTGCCGGACCTGTTCCGCGAAGGTCAGGGCATTGTCGCGACCGGCGCGTTCCAGGCCGATGGCGACTTCAAGGCCAAGCAGGTGCTGGCCAAGCACGACGAGAAGTACATGCCGCGCGAGGTCGCCAAGGCCATCAAGGAGCAGGGCGAGTGGCGCGGCGAAGGCGCGCCGGCGCCCAGCTATTCTGCGGAACCGGCGGCGCGATGATCGTCGAAATCGGGGCGTTTTCGCTGGCGCTGGCCCTGGCGCTGTCCGTCGCTCAGTCGCTGGTTGGGGGGCTCGCCCGTTGGCGGCGCTCGCCGGTGATGGCCGGGGCGGCGCAGGGCGCGGCGATCGGCGCCTTCGTGGCGCTGCTCGTCGCCTTCGCAGCGCTGATGTACGCGTTCGTGACCTCTGACTTCTCGGTCGCCAACGTCGCGGCCAACTCCCACACCGCCAAACCGCTGCTCTACCGCGTGGCCGGGACCTGGGGCAGCCACGAAGGCTCGATGCTGCTGTGGTGTCTGGCGCTGACCGGCTGCGGCGCGGCGGTGGCGCTGTACGGCCGCGACCTGCCGGCGGGCTTGAAGACCCTGACCATCGCGGTGCAGGGCCTGCTGGGCGTCGTCTTCCTGGCCTATACGGTCTTCGCCTCTAACCCATTCAACCGCGTGCTCAACGCGCCGGTCGAGGGGCGCTCACTCAATCCGCTGCTGCAGGACCCCGCGCTCGCCTTCCACCCGCCGGCGCTCTACGTCGGCTATGTCGGCATGTCGGTGGTGTTCTCGTTCGCGGTCGCGGCCCTGATCGAAGGCCGCGTCGACGCGGCCTGGGCGCGCTGGGTGCGGCCCTGGACCCTGGCGGCGTGGAGCGCCCTAACCGTGGGCATCACGCTCGGCGCATTCTGGGCCTACTACGAACTCGGCTGGGGCGGCTGGTGGTTCTGGGACCCGGTCGAGAACGCCAGCTTCATGCCCTGGCTCATCGCCGCGGCCCTGCTGCACTCGGCGATCGTCACCGAAAAGCGCGGCGCGCTGGCCGGCTGGACCGTGTTCCTGGCGTTGGCGGCCTTCACCTTCTCGATGCTGGGCGCCTTCCTGGTGCGCTCGGGGGTGCTGACCTCGGTACACGCCTTTGCGGTCGACCCGACCCGCGGGGTGCTGCTGCTGACCATCCTGGGCGTCACCGCCGGCGCCGGCTTCGCCCTGTTCGCCTGGCGCGCGCCGCTGTTCGCCCGCGGCGGGGTCTTCGCCCCCGTCAGCCGCGAAAGCACGCTGGTGCTCAACAACATCCTGCTGGCGGCGGCGACCGCCACGGTCCTGCTCGGCACGCTCTACCCGCTGATGCGCGAGGCGGCGACCGGGGAGGCGATCTCAGTCGGTCCCCCGTTCTTCAACCTGACCTTCACCCCGCTGATGGCGGCCCTGGCCATCATCCTTCCCGCCGGGCCGCTGCTGGCCTGGAAGCGCGGCGACCTGAACGGCGTCGTCCAGCGCCTCTGGCTGGCCGCGCTGATCGCGCTCGCCTGCGGCCTGGCCGCCTACGCCCTGATCAGCCCGCGCAAGGCGTTTTCCGCCGCCGGCGTGGCGATGGGCGCCTGGCTGGTGATCGGGGCGCTGGTCGAGCTGGCCGAGCGCACCCGGATGTTCCGCGTTTCGGCGGCCGAGACCTTGCGGCGGCTCGGCGGCCTGCCGCGCGGCGCCTGGGGCATGACCCTGGCGCACCTGGGCCTGGGGGTGTTCGTGCTCGGCGCCTGCTTCGAGACCGGATGGAAACTCGAGGCCGCTGAGACCCTGCCGATCGGCGGACGGCTGAACCTTGGCGAGTACAGCCTCGTGCTCGACGACATCCGTGGGGTCGAAGGGCCGAACTACGAGGCCGAGCGGGGCCTGCTGCGGGCCTTCAAGGGCGAGACGCAGATTTGCGCCCCCAAGCCCGAGCGCCGCTTCTATCCGGCCGGCGGCCAGACCACGACCGAGGTGGCGATCTGTACGCGTGGTCTGGATCACCTCTATGTCGTGCTTGGTGAGCGGCGTGACGCCGCTGGCGAACCGGTCTGGCTGGTGCGCGGCTATTGGAACCCCTGGGCGCTGCTGATCTTCATCGGTCCGGCGATCATGGCGCTCGGCGGCGTGGTTTCGTTGTCCGATCGCCGGCTGCGCCTGGCGGCCGGCCGCAAGCAGCAGGCGGTCGCCGCATGAAGCGGCTGGCGGCGATCCTGGGCGCGGTGCTCTGCATCGCCGCGGCGTCCGACCCGGCCGAGCGGCTGCCCGACCCGGCGCAGGAGGCGCGCGCGCGCGAACTCTTCCGCGAGGTCCGCTGCCTGGTCTGCCAGAACGAGTCGATCGACGATTCCAACGCTGAACTGGCCGCCGACCTGCGCCGGCTGGTGCGCGAGGAGGTCAAGGCCGGCAAGACCGACGCCGAGGTGCGCAAACACCTGACCGACCGCTATGGCGAGTTCGTGCTGCTCAAGCCGGCCTTCTCGCTGGGCAACGCCGCGCTGTGGGGCGCGCCAGTGGTGGTGCTGCTGCTGGGCCTGTGGCTGCTGCTGCGCACCCTGCGCAATCGCCCGGCGGACGAGGCGCTGTCGCCTGAGGAAGCCGCGCGCCTGGACGACCTGTCGCGCGATTGAGCAGCGTGACAAGATTGCGCCAAACATTGAACGCTATGAAGAGCCGAGCGTGACCTAAACGTAACTTGAGAGACATTGCGCTCTTTGGCATCGAACATAGGTTGTCGGGGACGTGCTCGTGTTATCTGACACCGGCGCCCACAGGGAAATTGAAGGCTTATGACCTCGAAGAAGACCGGTTATCTCCTTGGCGCCCTGGCGGGCGTTGGAGTCGCGACGGCCGCCCTCGCTGGCGCCAATCTCGCGGATCAGCCGCGAGCAGAGTCCAGCGTCGACCGCGGCCTGCTGATGCGGACGTCAACCGCGCCGATCTTCGCCCCGCCGCCGGGCGCGCCGCTGTCCTTCGCCGACATCTTTGAAAAGGTCTCGCCGGCGGTGGTCTCGATCAACGTCACCTCCGACGTCGACCCGTCCGCCCTGCGCCGCGTGCCGGGCTTCGAGAACTTCCCCTTCGACATCGTCCCGCGCCAGGGGCCGGGCGGCGGTGACGACGAGGAGGGCCAGCAAGGCCAGCAGGGGCAGCAAGGCCAAGGCCAGGGACGCGGCCAGCCGCGCCTGCCCAGCCAGCAGTCGTCCGGCTCGGGCTTCTTCATCTCGTCCGACGGCTACATCGTCACCAACAACCACGTCGTCGAGAACGCCAAGGAGATCAAGGTCGTGCTCAAGGACGAGCGCGAACTCGACGCCGTCGTCGTCGGTCGCGACGAGGGCACCGACCTGGCCGTCCTGAAGGTCAAGGGCAACGGCTTCCCGTATGTGAACTTCGAAAACGCCGGCAAGCCGCGCGTCGGCGACTG
This region includes:
- a CDS encoding J domain-containing protein, which codes for MARDPYQELGVSRSASADEIRKAFRKLAKQHHPDTNPGDKAAEERFKQVSAAFDILGDAEKRKKFDAGEIDADGRETMRGFGGGGGPFGQQGGPWGGQGRYSETMEGGDLGDLFSEILGRRGGGGGGFGGFSQRGSDVRAKLEIDLEEAIHGAKKRIAFSDGRTIDVTIPKGAEEGQTLRLKGQGSPGRGGPGDAFIELVMRPHPIFRREGEALVMDLPVSIPDAVLGGKVEARTPDGAVTLTVPKGANSGQSLRLKGKGLSDSRGKRGDLLARIVLMLPDKPDQELEGFAERWRKERPYTPRKK
- a CDS encoding PepSY domain-containing protein gives rise to the protein MKRLLVIAAMLAAAPAVAQPYPDYGRPSYGGRHDQDAARDAVRGGRQVPLSQVIANIAARTPGRQLNTTQGDAGGRPAYFVQWQTNDGRVIIFVVDAQSGQIISRQGG
- a CDS encoding response regulator transcription factor gives rise to the protein MRILLVEDDPDLSRQLKAALGDAGYAVDHAADGEEAQFLGETEPYDAVILDLGLPKVDGVSVLERWRRESMAVPVLILTARGAWSEKVAGFDAGADDYLTKPFHTEELLARLRALLRRSAGHAAPSLSLGGLRLDPRAARASVNGEPLRLTSLEYRLLHYLMMHQGRVISRTELVEHLYDQDFDRDSNTIEVFIGRLRKKIGAERIETVRGLGYRLTAPAEELGGGAAGS
- a CDS encoding sensor histidine kinase; this encodes MPTLGQPSLVRRLVILAAGWSLAVLVVCALVLALLFQQAALRRFDQGLSELIDNLTAGTTIAEKGEVVAPALTDLRALRAFSGKYWQIAEPGEGGKLRVLVRSRSLWDSELKSPPDIVGRLDAEPGKPISYDTFGPLNEPLRAMATQAKLPGRAAPVVFMAAEDRSPVDRDVRGFVTATAIAFVFLAVGMIAAVVIQVRVGLNPLFALRREVASVRRGKAERVQRAYPSELSPLADELNALMAHNQEVVERQRTHVGNLAHALKTPLSVMLTEARQTGGPLADVVESQAEAMRMQVDHHLRRARAAARTQGSGERTLVADVLDELSRTLERIFMDKGVEIDWDADDDLYFHGERQDLLELAGNAMENAGKWCKGRVRVRAAAAPGERLRLSVEDDGEGLTPQQREAVVRRGERLDESAPGSGLGLSIVDELARAYGGSLKLGEARLGGLLVELDLPRAEA
- the ccmI gene encoding c-type cytochrome biogenesis protein CcmI; its protein translation is MIAFWVVAGVLSALCAGLVLWKSARAAALAGADDPTAAVYRRQLREIDDLAERGLIPASERAIAHAEAARRLLGASDAKASPWTVDLSQRKAVLAFAALTPLLALGLYFAVGSPGMADQPFKARVAAWRGADPSALTPPEMAVVLKSLIAERGGDPEAYGFLAQAEMASDNPDAAARALRRAIELAPGRADLWEGLGEVLVVQAQGEVTPQAQRAFQEAVKRDPKSVSARFHLARAQVAAGQRAEGLAAWRALAAELPATDPRRAAVQQVIAEAAGAPAPKFDNAQMAAVEGMVASLAAKLEDEPDDPEGWVRLVRSYAVLGDTAKRDATLTEAKARYAGKADVLKALDLAAKTEPMR
- the ccmE gene encoding cytochrome c maturation protein CcmE, with the translated sequence MSGWLPKSPKARRRLYLVAAIAPVLALAVGLTLWGLSDSISFFYTPAQAAEAKPPVGRSIQLGGLVQPGSVVKHPDGRVEFVVSDQLASTKVSYSGDLPDLFREGQGIVATGAFQADGDFKAKQVLAKHDEKYMPREVAKAIKEQGEWRGEGAPAPSYSAEPAAR
- a CDS encoding heme lyase CcmF/NrfE family subunit, with product MIVEIGAFSLALALALSVAQSLVGGLARWRRSPVMAGAAQGAAIGAFVALLVAFAALMYAFVTSDFSVANVAANSHTAKPLLYRVAGTWGSHEGSMLLWCLALTGCGAAVALYGRDLPAGLKTLTIAVQGLLGVVFLAYTVFASNPFNRVLNAPVEGRSLNPLLQDPALAFHPPALYVGYVGMSVVFSFAVAALIEGRVDAAWARWVRPWTLAAWSALTVGITLGAFWAYYELGWGGWWFWDPVENASFMPWLIAAALLHSAIVTEKRGALAGWTVFLALAAFTFSMLGAFLVRSGVLTSVHAFAVDPTRGVLLLTILGVTAGAGFALFAWRAPLFARGGVFAPVSRESTLVLNNILLAAATATVLLGTLYPLMREAATGEAISVGPPFFNLTFTPLMAALAIILPAGPLLAWKRGDLNGVVQRLWLAALIALACGLAAYALISPRKAFSAAGVAMGAWLVIGALVELAERTRMFRVSAAETLRRLGGLPRGAWGMTLAHLGLGVFVLGACFETGWKLEAAETLPIGGRLNLGEYSLVLDDIRGVEGPNYEAERGLLRAFKGETQICAPKPERRFYPAGGQTTTEVAICTRGLDHLYVVLGERRDAAGEPVWLVRGYWNPWALLIFIGPAIMALGGVVSLSDRRLRLAAGRKQQAVAA
- a CDS encoding cytochrome c-type biogenesis protein, translating into MKRLAAILGAVLCIAAASDPAERLPDPAQEARARELFREVRCLVCQNESIDDSNAELAADLRRLVREEVKAGKTDAEVRKHLTDRYGEFVLLKPAFSLGNAALWGAPVVVLLLGLWLLLRTLRNRPADEALSPEEAARLDDLSRD